Within the Candidatus Eisenbacteria bacterium genome, the region AGCGATGGCCGGCGCGCTTTAGCTCCTCACGGATCTCCTTGAAGTTGTAAACCTCGCCGTTATAAACGATCCACCATCGTCCGTCATCATCGCTCATCGGCATGCGGCCCGCCGGCGAGAGATCGAGGATGCTGAGCCGAACCGCGCCGAGAGCGATCTTCCCGAGCGAGACCGAGCTGCGGTCGTCCGGGCCCCGGTGCGCCTCGAGATCCAACATCCTCTCGACGAGAGCGAGGTGGTCTTCCTCCCGGCAGCCTTCCTTGAAGCAGACGAGGCCCGCGATTCCGCACATGCGATGAGTCTCCCCCGTTCTCCCTCATCGATTATCGGCTGGATGGGCGTTCCACGCGAGCCCGGCCGCTTGAGCCGACAATCTCTACCAGTTCGGCTTCCTCCCGATTCGGAGGATCAGGCGCTCGGCGTCGGACCGGAAATACCCTCTCAGGAACTCGACGGACCGCTCCTCGAGTGCTTCCTTCGGACCGGTGTTGAAATCGAGAAGGAACCGGCTCAGGCGCGTCCGCAGGCCCCGAGGGGATTTACGGCTCACCCATCTCGCCAGGACGCTCTGCTTCGAGAGGAACCGTGCGAGGAGCAGCGACCGAGGTCGGCCGGACCGATTGTAGACGCGCGAGAGATCCGGACGGAACTCCGAATCGACGCCCAGAAACAGGAAGAGATCCCGAAGAACGGAATGAGGAGAGCGGACGAGGTCCTCGAAGAGGAGAATCTTGACCCGATCCCTCCCGAACACGTCGACGAACGCATCGATTCGATCGGCGTAGAGCGAGCTCGAGGCGTACCGCCACAGAAAACCGTATCCACGGCGTATCCTCTCCTCTTCCGCAAGGAGCCCCTCGTGAAACGAAAGGTGTTCCCGGCCATCCCGGACGAGGTGCATATACTGGGAGTAGGCTTTTTCAATCGGATCGCGGATGGAGAGGATGATCCTCACGTCTCCCAACTCCTCGCGGATCGCGCGGCTCGACTCAGGGAAGCAGAAGTAGGACGGGGAAAGATCGCCGGCCGCGGGGAATGAGTCCGCCTCGCGGTAATGCGCCTCGTACTCCGCTCGGGTCGAGCAGGCGAAGTCGAGCACGCGTTCATCTCCAGGGCCGGCCGTCTGTTTCTTCAATTGATGATACGTGAAGTAATGAAGCTCCTTCCGATCGGGAAGGTAGATCTCGGGATGCTGTCCCAGGTAGTGGTAGAGGGAAGTGGTCCCGCACTTGGGGGCGCCAATCAACAAGAAGTTCGGGAGTCGCACGCACTCACCCGGATCCGGGCGGGGGTTCGCTGAGACACGGTCCGGCATCCGCCGCGGCCTCTCAATTCTACGACATCCGCCGGCTCCGGTCCATCGCGGCGAGCGGAGGACCGGAAAGGGAGGCGCCGCGAGCCCCCCAAGAGAAGGCGGCCCGCCCCCGACGGGACGGGCCGCGCGCGGTTTCGATTTCCGCGGCCGGGGGCGCCGCGGGCTCGACGTTCGATCTTAGTACATGTCCCCGTAGCCGCCCCCCGGAGGGCCGGCCGGCGCCTTCTCCTTCTCGGGGATCTCGGCGACGAGGCACTCGGTCGTGAGCATGAGGCCCGCGATCGAGGCCGCGTTCTGGAGAGCGTAGCGCGTCACCTTCGTCGGGTCGATGACGCCCGCCTTCATCATGTCCTCGTACGTATCCGTCGCCACGTTGTATCCGACCGCCTTCGCCTCGCGCAGGACGCGCTCGACCACGAGCGAGCCCTCGACGCCCGCGTTGTTCGCGAGCTGGCGGATGGGCTCCTGAAGGGAGCGCACGATGATCTCGCTCCCGATCTTCTCGTCGCCGGTCAGCTCGAGCTTCTTCACAGCCGGGATCGTGCGAAGATACGACACGCCGCCTCCCGGAACGAT harbors:
- a CDS encoding sulfotransferase; this translates as MRLPNFLLIGAPKCGTTSLYHYLGQHPEIYLPDRKELHYFTYHQLKKQTAGPGDERVLDFACSTRAEYEAHYREADSFPAAGDLSPSYFCFPESSRAIREELGDVRIILSIRDPIEKAYSQYMHLVRDGREHLSFHEGLLAEEERIRRGYGFLWRYASSSLYADRIDAFVDVFGRDRVKILLFEDLVRSPHSVLRDLFLFLGVDSEFRPDLSRVYNRSGRPRSLLLARFLSKQSVLARWVSRKSPRGLRTRLSRFLLDFNTGPKEALEERSVEFLRGYFRSDAERLILRIGRKPNW